The DNA segment TCTGTGACGGGGCCAGGTGTGTCAGGCCTGGCCTGGGCCCTGGACACTGCTGCCTGGCACAGGGGACAGCAGGGTCCTCCTGGATCCTACAGCTGGGCCCGGCCCCAGGGCAGCAGACGGCCAGGAGCACCGAGCAGCGCCCAGGTGACGCCGGCCAGCCGCAGGGCCTGGGCCCTGCTGGCGTTGCACAGGTCGGGGGAGCAGCATGCGACATTTTCTTGCTCCGGAAGGAATTCCCCGAGTCCTCCACACAGTGCGAGCTGCAGCCTTTGCTGATGACTGTCAGGAGACCGATGGCTTCTGTGGGGGAAGGAGCGATGGAGatgctgggcagggctgggccttGGGCACTCAACCTGCCCTGCCCCAGCTCCTGCGGCCTGCCTCCTGTCCTGACTCTTGCCTGAAACTCCAGAGCTTGGGTCGACCCCCAGACGACCCCAAGCCCTGTGAGGGCGGGGGCCTGGTCTCATCCATGTCCACATGCCCGGGCATCCAGACCCTCTGCCGGCACTGGAGATGCTCAGTGAATGAGTGGATGTAGGGTGGAGGGACGAGGGCCAACGGGTGCGCAGAGGGCGAGCGGTGAAAGGGACGGGTTATGGGTGAGGGGACAGACGGATGGGTCCTCTGTCCCATCCGTAAGGGGTAGGGCGGGGGTGGATGGATGGGAAACGGAGTGCCCATATCTGTGCCGGGATGGGAGAACAAGGGGGCCGGTGGGCGGGTGGTCAGAAGGATGAACAGTCCAGTGCGGAGACCCAATCCCCGGCCCTTGGAGCGCCTGCAGGAGTCTGGGGAACGGCGCCGGGGGCAGGGCGTCCGGGGGAGGGCGCGGGGCGGCGAGTGGCTGGGGCGTCCAGGGACtgcaggagggggaagggggcGTCCGGGGACGGCGCTGGGGGCGGGACGTCCTGGCGGAGGGCTCGGGGCAGGGGGGGCCTCTGGGGGAcggcgcggggggcggggagtCCGGGGGAGGGCGCAGGAGGGGGAGCAGGGCAGGACGCAGAGAGGCCAGGGGGACATCGGCCACTCACCGACGCGCTCGGCCCAGCCCTGGTTCTGCACACGCTGGCAGCCCTCATTGTTGCCCTGGTCCTCGCAGGAGTAACACTGGAGGGCGGTGCCTGTGGGGGAATGAGGGGTGGGGTGATGGGCTGCCCCTCTCTGCAGTGCCGGGGGACAGGAACCTCGTTTACTCCTCTCCTGCATGGAGCAGGGGGCACCGTCCCGTGCACAAGAGCCACAGACTAGGGGCCCCGCACATGGGGGCGCCCTGCCCAGCCTCCCTAAGGCCCTGTCACAATGCCACATTCCTGAGAGGGAGGGGCACcaggcaggggagggcagggtggaCAGGACCCTTCCCAAATGGCCTGCATCACCGGGCAAGGTGCCTCTCAGTGGCCTCGTCCCCAGAACGATGAGTGGTGGGTGCATCCCTGGCCGGGCCGGCTCTGTCCCTGGGGCGAGGCTCCAGCTCCTGGTGATTCATCTCCTCGGGCAGGACAGGTCGAAGCTGAGGTCCACACAGCGAAGGGCCAACAGGCCGCCAGCAGCCCGCCTGCACGCAGGCTCCACCGGCGCCTCGAGCCCCTTCTTCTGCTTGCCTCCTCCCAGCCACCTCTTCCCTCTGGGCCCCTCTTGCCTCCCtcatcctcccacccccagggcctgctcccccagctctgccccagggCCCACCCAAGCCTCACCCGGCTGCAAGGCCAAGTTAGCAGCgagcagggggaggaggagagcctTCATGGTGGCGGGTTCAGGTGAGCAGAGCCTGGGCGGCTTTAAGCGCTCTGCTGGCAGGGCAGGGTCAGCTGCCCACAGTCAACACCGATGGTCCAGGCCCCAGGGCGGGGCAGATCCGCAGTGCCTGCCAGGCTGCACCCTCCCTGGCCTTCTCTCTGTTTCCGGAAGGCAGAGCCTGCTGGGGAATGGGGGCCCATTTCTCAGCCACCCCAGGAGGAGGCCGGCAGGCAGCTTCTCCAGCCTCGCAGAGAGGGCAGTTCCATAAGGAGCCTAGAAAGGCTTCCACCGTCAAGACCTGAGGGGGGTGGGAGGTTCATCAGCAGGCCAGCTCTTCAGCCACACCGGGACGCCAGGGCCATGGTGGCAGTGACTGTGTCCCTTTCCCACCCTTCTCCCATCAACGCCTCCGGCCAGCCTCTGGGAACCCACCTGTATTGCCGAAAATTGTTTAGGTTTGAcggatttgttaacaaaagaaaccacttgttacacacaaataaacaatttcaatatttaaCAGAGGACTATTTGACTTAATTTTAatatacagtcattaaaagaaaagcaaagaaagatatATAACAGAAGTAAATACTTATTAAACATCACCAGCTTGGGCCAACTACTTATCCAGACTTAAAAGGCTCTGGGAAGACCCTCCAGCAATCTGGAGTCCTAATTGGGAAAGGGTCCCCAGCAGTGCATCCACCCCACAGATGAGACTTCAGATTGCAGTTTTGGGGGCTCCTGCTTATAAGCCCAGGCTGCAAACTGATACCATCATCAAGAAGAATGcagctctgtttttaaaaagttttacaaTGCTGATTGCTTCACGTTGTGAGTTACAACCTCTCAACTGATTGCTTCACGTTGTGAGTTAGACCCGGGAGGTTGGCCAGACCAACCCCTTCAGGGACTCAAGAATTCCAAGCCCCTTTCTGATCTAAAGTGTCACCTGACTGCGCGTGCAGGCAGGCACAGAGTCCAGGCAGTGACAGGCAAGGCAGAAGCAGGTCAGAGGTCTGAtctcctgcttctgaagcctgaacaagacttcttccattttaatttccctaacgtGGCTCTTCCTGCATTCCTCCGAACCCAGCGGTGGGGGGTGGCAACGGTGGCTCCCAACTGCTGTTGACCTGGGGGCCAGGAGGGATCCCTGCTGTCCTTTCACCTGACCTTTGTGAGCAGTCTTCCCAGGACCCCTTGGAGTGTCGGCAGGGGCTGACGGCCCAGGCTGCACCAAGTGCCTACTGGCCTCGGCATGAGTCTGGGGGCAACAAGCCCCTCCCTGCGGAAGAGAGTGCCTTTCGTTTCCTCAGATCTTCCTGGCCCCCAGATGGCCTCAGGGAGCAGATCCTACTCCCCTGTTTGATTTACCCTGGAAAAGGGCCAGGGCATGTCACAGGTGGAAAGGACACTGCTGGAGGGTGAGCACTGGGGGCACTCCCTGGGCTGTAGGGAGGCTGAGGGACAGGAGGGTGCCTCAGTAGGGGACAGCCCCGGATGACAGGGGTGGCCTGAATCCCGTGGCTCAGCACCCCTGGGtctcccccaccctccagcccccGGCTCCCACAGGCTGGGCTCTGTCCAAAAGAGCCTGGGGACCAGAGACGGGGAGGAACCTGACCTTGAGCAGAGGTGAGTGTGGCACCAGCATGGCACACCTTCCTTGCCCAGGCTGCCCCCGTGGAACTTTCTGaaccccgcgccccccccccgcccccgccaatcCCCAGGCCATCGCCCCCCTCAAGCAatcaccgcccccctccccaggctcaACCGCCTCACATGGAAAGCAAAATGCTTGTGCCTTTGCTGTTTCCATTGGGGCCACCTGTGTGCACCCCACCCTCACTCCAGTTCACCAGGGCTGGGGGACCTTGGGCTGGGACCTTCTTATCTGTCTTTGTATTCAAGGCACCCAGCACCTAGCACCAGCCTGGAAAACTCATTCTTCAAACATTGACTGTTGCCT comes from the Capra hircus breed San Clemente unplaced genomic scaffold, ASM170441v1, whole genome shotgun sequence genome and includes:
- the PSCA gene encoding LOW QUALITY PROTEIN: prostate stem cell antigen (The sequence of the model RefSeq protein was modified relative to this genomic sequence to represent the inferred CDS: inserted 1 base in 1 codon); this encodes MHPPLIVLGTRPLRGTLPGDAGHLGRVLSTLPSPAWCPSLSGMWHCDRALGRLGRAPPCAGPLVCGSCARDGAPCSMQERSKRGSCPPALQRGAAHHPTPHSPTGTALQCYSCEDQGNNEGCQRVQNQGWAERVEAIGLLTVISKGCSSHCVEDSXEFLPEQENVACCSPDLCNASRAQALRLAGVTWALLGAPGRLLPWGRAQL